A stretch of the Rhizobium sullae genome encodes the following:
- a CDS encoding NAD-dependent succinate-semialdehyde dehydrogenase, producing the protein MNELKDTSLFREHGLINGEWRGAAAGRTIEVFNPATQEALGTVPDMDGNDTRTAIEAAENAFPSWRKKTHAERAALLEAWHDLMIDNLEDLALILTSEQGKPLAEARGEIRYGASFVKWFSEEARRIGGTTIPSPTADRRIVVLKEPVGVSAIITPWNFPNAMITRKVGPALAAGCTVVIKPSDLTPYSALALAVLAERAGIPKGVINIVTGMPAKIGDELLTNQTVRKISFTGSTRVGSLLMRGASDSIKRLSLELGGNAPFIVFDDADLDLAVEGAIASKFRNGGQTCVCANRILVQSGVYDAFAEKLSARVSTLKVGRGTDAGVDIGPMINRAAIEKINRHVEDALAKGARIISTPPALPDGDQYTAPIVLGDATTDMQLASEETFGPVAPLFRFGKEEEAIRIANATPFGLAAYFYTESLKRSWRVGEALEFGMIGLNTGAISTEVAPFGGVKQSGLGREGAQCGIEEYLEMKSFHIGGLG; encoded by the coding sequence ATGAACGAGTTGAAGGACACCAGCCTGTTTCGCGAACACGGGCTCATCAACGGTGAATGGCGTGGCGCTGCGGCAGGGCGCACGATCGAGGTCTTCAATCCTGCAACGCAGGAAGCACTCGGTACGGTACCTGACATGGACGGTAACGATACACGCACGGCGATCGAAGCGGCAGAGAATGCCTTTCCATCGTGGCGCAAGAAGACCCACGCCGAACGTGCCGCGTTGCTGGAGGCCTGGCACGACCTGATGATCGACAACCTCGAAGATCTTGCGCTGATCCTCACTAGCGAGCAGGGCAAGCCGCTTGCAGAAGCACGGGGCGAAATCCGCTACGGCGCCTCGTTCGTCAAGTGGTTCTCCGAGGAAGCCCGTCGCATCGGTGGTACCACTATCCCCTCGCCGACGGCCGACCGGCGGATCGTTGTCCTGAAGGAGCCGGTTGGGGTTTCGGCAATCATCACGCCCTGGAATTTCCCCAATGCAATGATCACTCGCAAGGTCGGGCCGGCGCTTGCCGCAGGCTGCACCGTCGTGATCAAGCCGTCAGACCTGACGCCATATTCGGCGCTTGCGCTCGCTGTCTTGGCCGAGCGCGCCGGCATCCCGAAAGGCGTCATTAACATCGTCACGGGCATGCCGGCCAAGATCGGCGACGAGTTGTTGACGAACCAGACCGTTCGCAAGATCTCCTTTACCGGTTCTACTCGCGTCGGCTCGCTTTTGATGCGTGGCGCATCAGACAGCATCAAGCGGCTGAGCCTCGAACTTGGCGGCAACGCGCCGTTCATCGTCTTCGACGACGCAGATCTCGACCTAGCCGTCGAGGGCGCGATTGCCTCGAAGTTCCGAAACGGCGGGCAGACCTGTGTCTGCGCCAACCGCATCCTGGTTCAGTCGGGCGTGTATGACGCCTTCGCCGAAAAGCTTTCCGCCCGCGTTTCCACCCTGAAAGTGGGGCGCGGAACGGACGCCGGCGTCGATATCGGCCCGATGATCAACCGAGCGGCGATCGAAAAGATCAATCGCCATGTCGAAGACGCCCTCGCAAAGGGAGCGCGTATCATCTCGACCCCGCCCGCCCTGCCAGACGGCGACCAGTATACGGCGCCGATCGTCCTCGGCGACGCGACGACGGACATGCAGCTTGCTAGCGAGGAGACTTTCGGCCCCGTGGCTCCCCTCTTCCGTTTCGGTAAAGAAGAGGAGGCGATCCGGATCGCCAATGCCACACCTTTCGGGCTGGCCGCCTATTTCTACACCGAAAGCCTCAAACGCTCCTGGCGCGTTGGCGAGGCGCTTGAATTCGGCATGATCGGCCTGAACACCGGAGCCATCTCGACGGAAGTCGCTCCCTTCGGCGGCGTCAAGCAATCCGGCCTCGGCCGCGAAGGCGCCCAATGTGGCATCGAGGAATATTTAGAAATGAAGAGCTTCCACATCGGCGGGCTTGGCTGA
- a CDS encoding tartrate dehydrogenase — translation MKIYQIALLPGDGIGRDVTDAAWAVLEKASNAAGFALSGTSYPWSCDYYLQHGSMMPADGIETLKTFEAILLGAVGWPAKVPDSVSLHGLLLPIRKAFVQYANIRPHRLLPGVQGPLKSDHFDILCIRENTEGEYSGAGGRVHQGTDNEVAVETTIFTRKGVERILRFGFEQARARRGKLASVTKSNAQKHSMVFWDEITRKLAGEFPDVEVTSYHIDAMAARMVMAPESLDVVVASNLFGDILTDLGAAIQGGLGFAASANVNPDRTAPSMFEPVHGSAPDIAHLGIANPIAAIWSGAMMFEHLGEIAAARTVMAAIETTTARGIGAIPGKDKTDTITKAVLSALD, via the coding sequence ATGAAGATCTATCAGATTGCGCTTCTGCCTGGAGACGGCATCGGACGAGATGTCACCGATGCAGCCTGGGCGGTGCTGGAAAAGGCATCCAACGCCGCTGGGTTTGCCTTGTCGGGCACCAGCTATCCGTGGTCCTGTGACTATTACCTCCAGCATGGCAGCATGATGCCGGCCGATGGCATCGAGACGCTGAAAACCTTCGAGGCCATCCTGCTCGGAGCTGTCGGCTGGCCGGCAAAAGTACCGGACTCCGTCTCGCTGCACGGACTGCTTCTGCCCATCCGCAAAGCTTTTGTACAGTATGCAAATATCCGTCCGCATCGGCTGCTACCCGGGGTTCAGGGGCCGCTGAAATCGGACCACTTCGATATTCTCTGCATCCGCGAAAACACCGAGGGCGAATATTCCGGCGCCGGCGGCCGCGTGCATCAAGGCACGGATAACGAAGTGGCCGTCGAGACCACGATCTTCACCCGCAAGGGGGTGGAGCGCATCTTACGCTTCGGCTTTGAGCAGGCACGAGCCCGGCGCGGCAAGCTCGCTTCTGTGACGAAGTCAAACGCGCAGAAACATTCCATGGTGTTCTGGGACGAGATCACTCGAAAGCTTGCCGGCGAGTTTCCAGATGTCGAGGTGACCAGTTATCACATCGACGCGATGGCCGCCCGCATGGTCATGGCGCCGGAAAGCCTGGATGTCGTGGTCGCTTCCAATCTGTTCGGCGATATCCTGACCGATCTTGGCGCCGCCATCCAGGGCGGGCTCGGCTTTGCAGCCTCCGCCAACGTCAATCCCGACCGCACCGCGCCGTCGATGTTCGAACCCGTCCATGGCTCGGCGCCTGATATCGCCCATCTCGGCATTGCCAATCCGATCGCCGCCATATGGTCCGGAGCGATGATGTTCGAACATCTGGGAGAAATTGCAGCAGCCAGGACTGTGATGGCTGCGATCGAGACGACGACAGCGCGCGGTATCGGCGCAATCCCCGGCAAGGACAAGACAGACACAATCACCAAAGCCGTGCTTTCGGCGCTGGACTGA